Proteins from one Streptococcus mitis B6 genomic window:
- the mnmG gene encoding tRNA uridine-5-carboxymethylaminomethyl(34) synthesis enzyme MnmG codes for MTYHFTEEYDIIVIGAGHAGVEASLAASRMGCKVLLATINIEMLAFMPCNPSIGGSAKGIVVREVDALGGEMAKTIDKTYIQMKMLNTGKGPAVRALRAQADKELYSKEMRKTVENQENLTLRQTMIDEILVEDGKVVGVRTATHQEYAAKAVIVTTGTALRGEIIIGDLKYSSGPNHSLASINLADNLKELGLEIGRFKTGTPPRVKASSINYDVTEIQPGDEAPNHFSYTSRDEDYVKDQVPCWLTYTNGTSHEIIQNNLHRAPMFTGVVKGVGPRYCPSIEDKIVRFADKERHQLFLEPEGRNTEEVYVQGLSTSLPEDVQRDLVHSIKGLENAEMMRTGYAIEYDMVLPHQLRATLETKKISGLFTAGQTNGTSGYEEAAGQGIIAGINAALKIQGKPELILKRSDGYIGVMIDDLVTKGTIEPYRLLTSRAEYRLILRHDNADMRLTEMGREIGLVDDERWARFEIKKNQFDNEMKRLDSIKLKPVKETNAKVEEMGFKPLTDAVTAKEFLRRPEVSYQDVVAFIGPAAEDLDDKIIELIETEIKYEGYISKAMDQVAKMKRMEEKRIPANIDWDDIDSIATEARQKFKLINPETIGQASRISGVNPADISILMVYLEGKNHSISKTLQKSK; via the coding sequence ATGACTTATCATTTTACTGAAGAATACGATATTATTGTAATTGGTGCGGGACACGCTGGGGTAGAAGCATCCCTAGCTGCCAGCCGTATGGGCTGCAAGGTCTTGCTTGCGACTATCAACATTGAAATGCTGGCTTTCATGCCTTGTAACCCCTCTATCGGTGGTTCTGCCAAGGGGATTGTCGTGCGTGAAGTCGATGCCCTCGGTGGCGAAATGGCTAAGACTATTGACAAGACTTACATCCAGATGAAGATGCTTAACACCGGGAAGGGGCCAGCTGTTCGTGCTCTTCGTGCGCAGGCTGACAAGGAACTTTACTCTAAGGAGATGCGCAAGACAGTTGAAAATCAAGAGAATCTGACCCTTCGTCAGACCATGATTGATGAGATTTTGGTGGAAGATGGCAAGGTTGTCGGTGTTCGTACAGCAACCCATCAAGAATATGCTGCTAAGGCTGTTATCGTGACGACAGGGACGGCCCTCCGTGGGGAAATTATCATTGGAGACCTTAAGTATTCATCAGGTCCTAACCACAGCTTGGCTTCTATTAATCTTGCTGACAATCTTAAGGAGTTAGGACTCGAAATTGGTCGTTTCAAGACGGGAACCCCTCCACGTGTCAAGGCTTCTTCTATCAATTATGATGTGACCGAAATTCAGCCAGGAGACGAAGCGCCTAATCACTTCTCATACACTTCACGAGATGAGGATTATGTCAAGGATCAGGTGCCATGCTGGTTGACCTACACCAATGGTACCAGTCATGAAATTATCCAAAATAACCTCCACCGTGCGCCTATGTTTACAGGTGTGGTCAAGGGAGTGGGACCTCGTTACTGCCCGTCGATTGAGGATAAGATTGTGCGCTTTGCGGACAAGGAACGTCACCAACTCTTCCTTGAGCCAGAAGGGCGCAATACTGAGGAAGTCTATGTTCAAGGACTTTCAACCAGTCTGCCTGAGGATGTCCAGCGTGATTTGGTTCATTCCATCAAAGGTTTGGAAAATGCAGAGATGATGCGAACTGGTTATGCCATTGAGTATGACATGGTCTTGCCTCACCAGTTGCGTGCGACTCTGGAAACCAAGAAAATCTCAGGTCTTTTCACTGCTGGTCAGACAAATGGAACGTCAGGTTACGAAGAGGCAGCAGGCCAAGGGATTATCGCTGGGATCAATGCGGCTCTGAAAATCCAAGGCAAGCCTGAATTGATTTTGAAGCGCAGTGACGGTTATATCGGAGTCATGATTGATGACTTGGTGACCAAGGGAACTATTGAACCCTATCGTCTCTTGACCAGTCGTGCTGAATACCGCCTCATTCTCCGCCATGACAATGCTGATATGCGTTTGACAGAGATGGGACGCGAGATTGGACTTGTGGACGATGAACGCTGGGCTCGCTTTGAAATCAAGAAAAATCAATTTGACAATGAGATGAAGCGCCTAGACAGCATCAAACTTAAGCCAGTCAAGGAAACCAATGCTAAGGTTGAGGAGATGGGCTTCAAGCCATTGACAGATGCAGTGACAGCCAAGGAATTCCTTCGCCGTCCAGAAGTCTCTTACCAAGATGTGGTAGCCTTCATCGGACCAGCTGCAGAGGACTTGGATGACAAGATTATCGAATTGATTGAAACAGAAATCAAGTACGAAGGCTATATTTCCAAAGCCATGGACCAGGTTGCTAAGATGAAACGCATGGAAGAAAAACGCATTCCAGCCAATATTGATTGGGATGATATTGATTCTATTGCGACGGAAGCCCGTCAGAAGTTCAAACTTATCAATCCAGAAACCATCGGCCAAGCCAGCCGTATTTCGGGAGTAAACCCAGCAGATATTTCTATTTTGATGGTGTATCTGGAAGGTAAAAATCATAGTATTTCTAAAACTCTTCAAAAATCAAAATGA
- the mnmA gene encoding tRNA 2-thiouridine(34) synthase MnmA: MSDNSKTRVVVGMSGGVDSSVTALLLKEQGYDVIGIFMKNWDDTDENGVCTATEDYKDVAAVADQIGIPYYSVNFEKEYWDRVFEYFLAEYRAGRTPNPDVMCNKEIKFKAFLDYAMTLGADYVATGHYARVARDDDGTVHMLRGVDNGKDQTYFLSQLSQEQLQKTMFPLGHLEKPEVRKLAEKAGLATAKKKDSTGICFIGEKNFKNFLSNYLPAQPGRMMTVDGRDMGEHAGLMYYTIGQRGGLGIGGQHGGDNAPWFVVGKDLSKNILYVGQGFYHDSLMSTSLEASQVHFTRDMPEEFTLECTAKFRYRQPDSKVTVHVKGDKAEVIFAEPQRAITPGQAVVFYDGEECLGGGLIDNAYRDGQVCQYI; this comes from the coding sequence ATGAGTGATAACTCTAAAACACGTGTTGTTGTGGGGATGAGTGGTGGTGTTGATTCGTCGGTGACGGCTCTTCTTCTCAAGGAGCAGGGCTACGATGTGATCGGTATCTTCATGAAGAACTGGGATGACACAGATGAAAACGGCGTCTGTACAGCGACCGAAGATTACAAGGATGTGGCTGCGGTGGCAGATCAGATTGGCATTCCTTACTACTCTGTCAATTTTGAAAAAGAGTACTGGGACCGCGTTTTTGAGTATTTCCTAGCGGAATACCGTGCAGGACGCACACCAAATCCAGATGTCATGTGCAACAAGGAAATCAAGTTTAAGGCTTTTTTGGACTATGCCATGACCTTGGGGGCAGACTATGTAGCGACTGGGCACTATGCTCGAGTGGCGCGTGATGATGATGGTACAGTTCACATGCTTCGTGGCGTGGACAATGGCAAGGATCAGACTTATTTCCTCAGCCAACTTTCGCAAGAACAACTTCAAAAAACCATGTTCCCACTAGGACATTTGGAAAAGCCTGAAGTTCGAAAACTAGCAGAAAAAGCAGGACTTGCGACTGCTAAGAAGAAAGACTCGACAGGGATTTGCTTTATCGGAGAAAAGAACTTTAAAAACTTTCTCAGCAACTATCTGCCAGCTCAGCCTGGTCGCATGATGACAGTGGATGGACGCGATATGGGTGAGCATGCTGGTCTGATGTATTATACAATCGGTCAGCGTGGTGGACTCGGTATCGGTGGGCAACACGGTGGAGACAATGCTCCTTGGTTCGTTGTCGGAAAAGACCTGAGCAAGAATATCCTCTATGTCGGTCAAGGTTTCTATCATGATTCGCTCATGTCAACCAGCCTAGAAGCCAGTCAAGTCCACTTTACTCGTGACATGCCCGAGGAATTTACGCTCGAATGTACGGCTAAATTCCGCTACCGTCAGCCTGATTCGAAGGTGACCGTCCATGTCAAAGGAGACAAGGCAGAGGTCATCTTTGCAGAACCGCAACGAGCCATTACACCAGGACAGGCAGTTGTCTTTTACGATGGTGAAGAGTGTCTAGGTGGCGGTTTGATTGATAATGCCTACCGTGACGGACAAGTTTGTCAGTACATTTAG
- a CDS encoding IS30-like element ISSmi1 family transposase, with translation MTKKQKHLTLEDRIDIQTGISQQETFRSIAEKMGKDPSTISKEIKRNRIMHPTSVKSDCTDCPLLKKAPYVCNNCPKKRTDCGFNRYLYYAKKAQEQYETMLRESRQGIPLNKESFYQMDKVLTQGIQKKQSIYHIIQTHNLPVSKATVYRHAKLGYLTAKPIDFPRMVTFKERRKSRKVAIPKELKIGRTYQDFQELRETDDFFKWLEMDTVIGRPGGKLLLTFNVSFCNFLFALLLNNKTALEVATKFAALKERVMDGGCAFHQLFPVILTDNGSEFAYVEELERDIDGKSHLYFCDPSRPDQKGRIEKNHTVLRAILPKGTSFDQLTQKDVNLVISHVNSLKREEFQGKSAYDIFTFTFGEDIAALLGCQFVKPEDTHLSPDLLK, from the coding sequence ATGACGAAAAAACAAAAACATCTCACTCTAGAAGACCGTATTGACATCCAAACTGGAATCAGCCAACAGGAGACTTTCCGTTCCATCGCTGAGAAGATGGGGAAAGACCCGTCAACGATTTCAAAGGAAATCAAGCGCAATCGCATCATGCATCCAACATCCGTCAAATCTGATTGCACGGATTGCCCTCTTCTCAAAAAAGCTCCTTATGTCTGTAACAACTGTCCAAAAAAGAGGACGGATTGTGGGTTTAACCGCTATCTTTACTACGCGAAAAAGGCACAGGAGCAGTACGAGACTATGTTGAGGGAATCCAGACAGGGAATTCCCCTAAACAAGGAAAGTTTTTATCAGATGGACAAGGTCTTAACCCAAGGCATCCAGAAGAAACAAAGCATCTACCATATCATTCAGACACATAACCTACCTGTGTCGAAAGCTACGGTGTATCGGCATGCCAAGCTGGGCTATCTGACAGCCAAGCCCATTGATTTCCCTCGGATGGTCACGTTCAAGGAACGCAGAAAATCCAGAAAAGTAGCTATTCCTAAAGAGCTGAAAATTGGGCGGACCTATCAAGATTTCCAAGAGTTACGAGAAACAGATGATTTCTTCAAATGGTTGGAAATGGACACGGTCATCGGCAGACCTGGTGGAAAGCTACTGCTCACCTTCAACGTTTCCTTCTGCAACTTCCTCTTCGCCCTGCTTTTGAACAACAAGACCGCTCTGGAGGTCGCCACTAAATTCGCAGCTTTGAAAGAAAGAGTCATGGACGGAGGGTGTGCGTTCCATCAGCTGTTCCCTGTCATTCTCACAGACAACGGATCTGAGTTCGCCTATGTGGAGGAGCTTGAGCGAGACATTGATGGGAAGTCTCACCTCTACTTCTGCGACCCTAGCCGTCCTGACCAGAAGGGGCGGATTGAGAAGAACCATACGGTTTTGCGAGCCATTCTTCCCAAGGGCACTTCCTTTGACCAGCTGACTCAGAAAGACGTCAATCTAGTCATTTCCCATGTCAATTCCTTGAAACGAGAAGAGTTTCAAGGAAAATCTGCTTACGACATCTTCACCTTCACCTTTGGCGAGGACATCGCTGCTCTTCTGGGTTGCCAATTTGTCAAACCAGAAGACACACACCTATCACCTGATTTATTGAAATAA
- the argH gene encoding argininosuccinate lyase, translated as MAKNTKLWGGRFEGTVEDWVERFGASISFDQKLAKFDVIGSLAHVQMLGQTGILSLEESEKIQAGLKELLEELEAGQLDFDIANEDIHMNMEVLLTEKIGPLAGKLHTARSRNDQVATDMHLYLKEQLDHVLGKLAHLKGVLLDLAENHVKTIMPGYTHLQHAQPISFAHHLMAYYNMFQRDSERFEFNQKHTDLCPLGAAALAGTTFPIDRQLSSDLLKFKQPYTNSLDAVSDRDFILEFLSNASILMMHMSRFCEEMINWCSFEYQFITLSDTFTTGSSIMPQKKNPDMTELIRGKTGRVYGNLFGLLTVMKSLPLAYNKDLQEDKEGMFDTVETILNSLDVLAGMLSSLQVNKEKMQESTEKDFSNATELADYLAGKGLPFREAHEVVGRLVLDSIKCAKNIQDWTLEELQTYHSLIAEDIYVYLQPKTAVQRRNSLGGTGFDQVKYQIAVAKKANKDLKS; from the coding sequence ATGGCTAAGAATACAAAATTATGGGGTGGTCGCTTTGAAGGTACTGTCGAAGACTGGGTAGAGCGCTTTGGTGCGAGTATATCTTTTGACCAGAAATTAGCTAAATTTGATGTGATTGGTTCTTTAGCCCACGTTCAGATGTTGGGCCAGACGGGCATTTTGAGTTTGGAGGAGTCTGAAAAAATACAAGCAGGCTTGAAAGAGCTTTTAGAAGAGCTAGAGGCAGGCCAACTTGACTTTGATATCGCAAACGAAGATATTCATATGAATATGGAAGTGTTGCTGACAGAAAAAATTGGTCCCCTTGCAGGGAAGTTACATACGGCTCGTTCTCGAAATGACCAAGTTGCGACAGATATGCACTTATATCTCAAGGAACAGCTAGACCATGTCCTAGGTAAACTGGCTCATCTCAAGGGTGTTTTATTAGACTTGGCGGAAAATCATGTGAAGACGATCATGCCGGGCTATACCCATCTGCAACATGCCCAGCCTATTAGTTTTGCCCACCACCTGATGGCTTACTACAATATGTTTCAAAGAGACAGTGAACGTTTTGAATTTAACCAGAAGCATACAGACCTATGCCCTCTAGGTGCGGCAGCTTTGGCAGGGACGACTTTCCCCATTGATCGTCAGTTGTCCAGCGATTTGCTGAAGTTTAAGCAACCTTATACAAATTCTTTGGATGCTGTTAGTGACCGCGATTTTATCTTAGAATTTCTGTCCAATGCCAGCATACTCATGATGCATATGAGCCGTTTTTGTGAAGAAATGATAAACTGGTGTAGCTTTGAGTACCAATTCATTACCTTGTCAGATACGTTTACAACAGGTTCCTCTATTATGCCCCAAAAGAAAAATCCAGATATGACTGAGTTGATTCGAGGAAAGACTGGTCGAGTTTATGGGAATCTATTTGGACTATTGACAGTCATGAAGTCCTTGCCTTTAGCTTATAATAAGGATTTGCAAGAGGATAAGGAAGGAATGTTTGACACGGTCGAAACGATTTTAAATTCCCTCGATGTATTGGCAGGTATGTTATCTAGTTTGCAGGTAAACAAGGAAAAAATGCAAGAATCAACAGAGAAGGACTTTTCAAATGCGACTGAGTTGGCAGATTATTTGGCAGGGAAAGGCTTGCCATTTAGAGAAGCTCATGAGGTTGTGGGAAGATTGGTGCTAGACTCTATCAAGTGTGCTAAAAATATTCAAGATTGGACTTTGGAAGAATTGCAAACCTATCATTCTCTTATTGCCGAGGATATCTATGTTTACTTGCAACCTAAAACTGCGGTTCAAAGACGAAATTCTTTGGGAGGTACAGGATTTGACCAAGTGAAATACCAAATTGCAGTCGCTAAGAAAGCGAATAAAGATTTAAAAAGTTGA
- a CDS encoding argininosuccinate synthase yields the protein MSKEKVILAYSGGLDTSVAITWLKKDYDVVAVCMNVGEGKDLDFIHDKALKVGAVESYVIDVQDEFATDYVLVALQAHAYYEQKYPLVSALSRPLISKKLVEIAHQTGATTIAHGCTGKGNDQVRFEVSIAALDPNLKVIAPVREWKWSREEEIDFAKENGVPVPADLDNPYSVDQNLWGRANECGILENPWNQAPEEAFGITTSPEQAPDMPEYIEIEFSEGVPVSLNGEGLKLADLIQKLNEIAGKHGVGRIDHVENRLVGIKSREIYECPGAVTLLTAHKEIEDLTLVREVAHFKPIIENELSNLIYNALWFSPATQALIAYIKETQKVVNGTAKVKLYKGSAQVVARKSPNSLYDENLATYTSADTFDQDAAVGFIKLWGLPTKVHSEVQKSAK from the coding sequence ATGAGTAAAGAAAAAGTAATTTTGGCCTATTCTGGCGGTTTGGATACATCAGTTGCAATTACTTGGTTGAAGAAAGATTACGATGTCGTTGCAGTTTGTATGAATGTAGGTGAAGGCAAAGATTTGGATTTCATCCATGATAAGGCTCTCAAAGTTGGAGCGGTTGAATCCTACGTCATTGATGTACAGGACGAATTTGCTACAGATTATGTATTGGTAGCCCTTCAAGCTCATGCCTATTATGAGCAGAAATATCCTTTGGTGTCTGCCTTGAGCCGCCCTCTGATTTCTAAAAAATTGGTTGAAATCGCGCATCAGACAGGAGCGACTACAATTGCTCATGGTTGTACAGGTAAGGGGAATGACCAAGTACGTTTTGAAGTATCCATTGCAGCCTTGGATCCCAATTTAAAAGTGATTGCTCCTGTTCGTGAATGGAAATGGTCTCGAGAGGAAGAGATTGATTTTGCTAAGGAAAATGGGGTGCCTGTTCCTGCTGACCTTGACAATCCTTACTCTGTTGACCAAAACCTTTGGGGACGTGCCAATGAGTGTGGTATTTTGGAAAATCCATGGAATCAGGCTCCAGAAGAAGCCTTTGGTATCACAACTTCTCCAGAGCAAGCTCCAGATATGCCAGAATACATTGAGATTGAGTTTAGTGAAGGTGTTCCAGTTTCCCTCAATGGAGAAGGGTTAAAATTGGCAGATTTGATTCAAAAACTCAATGAAATAGCTGGAAAGCATGGGGTCGGACGGATTGACCACGTGGAAAATCGTTTGGTTGGGATTAAATCAAGAGAAATCTATGAGTGCCCAGGGGCGGTGACCCTGCTGACAGCTCATAAGGAAATTGAGGATTTGACGCTTGTGAGAGAAGTGGCTCATTTTAAACCAATCATAGAAAATGAATTATCTAATCTCATTTATAATGCTTTGTGGTTTAGTCCGGCTACACAAGCCTTGATTGCTTATATTAAAGAGACTCAAAAAGTTGTCAATGGGACTGCAAAAGTCAAACTCTATAAGGGAAGTGCTCAGGTCGTGGCTCGGAAATCACCAAATTCACTTTACGATGAAAATTTGGCGACATATACTAGTGCAGATACCTTTGACCAAGATGCGGCTGTTGGCTTTATTAAGTTATGGGGACTTCCAACCAAGGTTCATTCTGAGGTTCAAAAAAGCGCCAAATAG
- a CDS encoding ABC transporter substrate-binding protein, with amino-acid sequence MNKIKKVLMTMFGLVMLPLLFACSNNQSAGIEAIKSKGKLVVALNPDFAPFEYQKVVDGKNQIVGSDIELAKAIATELGVELELSPMSFDNVLASVQSGKADLAISGVSKTDERSKVFDFSVPYYTSKNKVIVKKSDLATYQSVNDLAQKKVGAQKGSIQETMAKDLLQNSSLVSLPKNGNLITDLKSGQLDAVIFEEPVAKGFVENNPDLAIAEIEFDQEKDDSYAVAMKKDSKELKAAVDQAIQKLKDSGDLEKLIDDAFKASIEK; translated from the coding sequence ATGAATAAGATAAAGAAGGTGTTGATGACGATGTTTGGTTTAGTGATGCTCCCCCTACTATTTGCTTGTAGTAACAATCAATCGGCTGGAATTGAAGCCATCAAGTCCAAAGGAAAATTGGTTGTAGCTCTCAATCCAGATTTTGCTCCATTTGAATACCAAAAAGTGGTTGATGGGAAAAATCAGATTGTGGGTTCAGATATCGAATTAGCCAAAGCTATCGCAACAGAACTAGGTGTCGAATTGGAACTATCACCCATGAGTTTTGACAATGTACTGGCCAGTGTTCAATCAGGAAAGGCCGACCTTGCCATATCAGGTGTTTCTAAGACAGATGAACGGAGCAAGGTGTTTGACTTTTCAGTCCCATACTATACTTCCAAGAACAAGGTTATTGTAAAAAAATCTGACTTGGCTACTTATCAGTCTGTAAATGACTTGGCTCAGAAAAAGGTTGGAGCGCAGAAAGGTTCGATTCAAGAGACGATGGCGAAAGACTTACTACAAAATTCTTCCCTCGTATCTCTGCCTAAAAATGGAAATTTGATTACAGATTTAAAATCAGGTCAATTGGATGCCGTTATCTTTGAAGAACCAGTTGCCAAGGGATTTGTGGAAAATAATCCCGATTTAGCAATTGCTGAAATTGAGTTTGATCAAGAAAAGGATGATTCCTACGCTGTCGCCATGAAAAAAGATAGCAAGGAATTGAAGGCGGCAGTTGATCAGGCTATTCAAAAGTTGAAAGATTCTGGAGACTTGGAAAAATTAATTGATGATGCCTTTAAAGCATCCATTGAAAAATAA
- a CDS encoding ABC transporter ATP-binding protein, translating to MIELKNITKTIGGKVILDNLSLRIDQGDLVAIVGKSGSGKSTLLNLLGLIDGDYSGRYEIFGQTNLAVNSAKSQTIIREHISYLFQNFALIDDETVEYNLMLALKYVKLSKKDKLKKVEEILERVGLSATLHQKVSELSGGEQQRIAVARAILKPSQLILADEPTGSLDSENRDLVLKFLLEMNREGKTVIIVTHDAYVAQQCHRIIELGEGE from the coding sequence ATGATTGAGTTGAAAAATATTACGAAAACCATTGGGGGAAAAGTGATTTTGGATAACTTATCTCTCAGGATTGATCAGGGGGATTTGGTAGCCATTGTTGGCAAGAGTGGTAGTGGTAAGTCGACCTTGTTAAATTTATTAGGTTTGATAGATGGTGATTATAGCGGACGGTATGAGATTTTTGGTCAGACAAATCTAGCGGTCAATTCTGCTAAGTCGCAAACAATAATCCGTGAACATATCTCTTATCTGTTTCAAAATTTTGCCCTGATTGATGATGAAACGGTCGAGTACAATCTTATGCTGGCACTGAAATATGTGAAATTGTCCAAGAAAGACAAGCTCAAAAAGGTGGAAGAAATTTTAGAGAGAGTAGGTTTGTCAGCTACTTTGCATCAAAAGGTCTCCGAGTTGTCTGGGGGCGAACAACAACGAATTGCAGTTGCTAGAGCCATCTTAAAACCCAGCCAGCTGATTTTAGCCGATGAACCTACAGGTTCGCTGGATTCTGAAAATAGAGATTTGGTCTTGAAGTTTCTCTTAGAGATGAATCGAGAAGGGAAAACAGTCATTATCGTGACCCACGATGCTTATGTAGCCCAACAATGTCATCGTATCATTGAATTGGGCGAGGGGGAATGA
- a CDS encoding amino acid ABC transporter permease produces MKKISHLCMLLLLLCTTFFVFNVNYTREAVRIREMGKTVDSLDLYLKDINEPAASVLRFFEDVSKEYKVSIIKTDSGDEVIKSGVFDKDTFPYQEFGISSLDFTTDGEGVYSNKEISNKLGTIPTFLKAKPIQLMTFQTYIKDTSRSLNGRYTITSTQEMDKDRIVQRWSDFFKIDQATLLEPTYKSAVEVINRDLLLSAIVFVLAILLLVLVTVYQPMMEMKRVGVQKLLGFQSRAILAGFVKTNFYLLLGGSLVIDLGLFLVLDYRPKLLFPSLLLSQFLLLQLYLFISWLTYLMIQKMTVSSMLKGFSSVKLGLIFNYVMKIGTTILLTALLIGVGRSLEQENKELAYQQQWVSQGNYLTLETFQLNDNLWQEELAGSGKSTDYFYQFYQDLLAKIQVNYVRSASLPIKPVIKAEQVQQYQLPDKVDVYYANSNFLKSKGFKLPDNSTKKVILMPASDKGQEGKNQFLGKSIAYLSLRYEDQQKQTIEDMDVEIAYYEGDWSFFPYNNERKENLHNPIISLVNDQDMMWEEKTHLSTTGLNNPMKIENTEQNQKVITELVDNLSDGSYLKFSSLQAIQQEKVDSYRDAVRNLNILFALFGLLSMMISYFLLVTTFLLKRTDIITKKFMGWKLVDRYRPLLVLLLLGYSLPLLILIFFAHALLPLLLFAGFTCLDILFVLVLASRMEKKSLVELLKGGIL; encoded by the coding sequence ATGAAAAAAATCAGTCATCTTTGTATGCTCCTGCTCTTGCTGTGTACCACTTTTTTTGTTTTTAATGTAAACTACACACGTGAAGCGGTTCGGATTCGGGAAATGGGAAAGACTGTAGATTCTTTGGATTTGTATTTGAAAGATATTAACGAACCTGCAGCGTCTGTTCTTCGATTTTTTGAGGATGTATCAAAGGAGTACAAGGTCTCCATCATCAAAACAGACAGTGGTGATGAGGTAATCAAGTCTGGTGTTTTTGATAAAGATACCTTCCCCTACCAAGAGTTTGGGATTTCTTCTCTTGATTTTACCACAGATGGTGAAGGAGTCTACAGTAATAAAGAAATTTCTAATAAACTTGGTACGATTCCGACCTTTCTAAAAGCCAAGCCTATTCAGCTTATGACTTTTCAAACCTATATCAAGGATACATCTCGTAGTTTAAATGGTCGCTATACGATAACTTCTACACAAGAGATGGATAAGGATAGGATTGTACAGAGATGGAGCGATTTTTTCAAGATAGACCAGGCTACCTTGCTAGAGCCTACCTATAAAAGTGCAGTGGAAGTCATAAATCGAGATTTGCTTTTATCTGCCATTGTTTTTGTCTTGGCTATTTTACTTCTTGTGTTAGTAACAGTTTATCAGCCGATGATGGAGATGAAACGAGTGGGGGTTCAAAAGTTACTTGGTTTTCAAAGTAGGGCGATTTTGGCTGGTTTTGTAAAGACTAATTTTTATCTTCTCTTGGGTGGAAGTCTTGTCATTGACTTGGGACTATTTTTAGTGCTGGACTACAGGCCAAAACTTCTGTTCCCAAGTTTACTCTTATCCCAATTTCTGCTTTTACAGTTGTATTTGTTCATCAGTTGGCTGACCTACCTGATGATTCAGAAAATGACAGTCAGTTCCATGTTGAAAGGTTTTTCATCTGTCAAACTTGGTCTTATCTTCAATTATGTGATGAAAATAGGGACAACTATTTTACTGACGGCCTTACTGATTGGGGTGGGCAGAAGTCTAGAACAAGAAAACAAAGAACTTGCTTATCAGCAACAGTGGGTAAGCCAAGGGAATTACTTGACCTTAGAAACCTTCCAACTCAATGATAACCTGTGGCAAGAAGAGCTAGCAGGGTCAGGGAAATCTACAGATTATTTCTACCAATTTTATCAAGACTTGCTAGCAAAAATACAAGTAAATTATGTGCGAAGTGCGAGTCTTCCTATCAAACCAGTCATCAAAGCTGAACAAGTACAGCAGTACCAACTGCCTGATAAGGTAGATGTTTACTATGCTAATAGCAATTTTCTAAAGAGCAAGGGATTCAAGTTACCAGATAACAGCACTAAAAAAGTTATTTTAATGCCAGCCAGTGATAAAGGACAAGAAGGTAAGAATCAGTTCTTGGGAAAATCCATCGCCTATCTTTCTCTGAGGTATGAAGATCAGCAAAAGCAAACAATAGAAGATATGGATGTAGAAATTGCCTACTATGAAGGAGATTGGTCTTTCTTCCCTTATAATAATGAGCGAAAGGAAAATCTCCACAATCCAATCATTAGTCTGGTAAATGATCAAGACATGATGTGGGAAGAAAAGACTCACTTGTCAACGACAGGTTTAAACAACCCGATGAAAATTGAAAATACAGAGCAAAATCAAAAAGTGATTACAGAGTTAGTCGATAACTTATCTGATGGTAGCTATTTAAAATTTTCATCGCTTCAAGCCATTCAACAAGAGAAAGTAGATTCTTATCGAGATGCAGTTCGAAATCTTAATATACTCTTTGCTTTGTTTGGTCTCCTTAGCATGATGATTTCCTACTTCTTACTAGTAACAACTTTCTTATTGAAGCGAACAGATATCATTACCAAGAAGTTTATGGGGTGGAAACTGGTCGATCGCTACCGTCCTCTCTTAGTTCTGCTCTTGCTGGGCTATAGTCTGCCTCTTCTAATATTGATTTTCTTTGCCCATGCGCTCCTGCCACTTCTACTGTTTGCAGGTTTTACATGTTTGGATATACTATTTGTGCTAGTATTGGCTTCTAGGATGGAGAAAAAAAGTCTAGTAGAGTTATTGAAAGGAGGCATCTTATGA